AAGCTGAAGCCTCATTACAATATGGCAAATTAAGTTAACAAGTGGTGTCATTTTATAGCttaatttttgctttaaatattaAACCCAATATTTCTCATATTAGAGAatgtatctttttttctttaatcaAATGCATACAGTATTGCATATATCTTGTGCCACATACAGTATCTTGTGAACTATGCTCTATGTATTTAAGCTATGTTTTGCTGATAGATGGACCATGCAGtacatttaaacaaatatattctTTATTTCCTCATAAATGTGTGTCATTAGTTAAACATCAACCCACCAGGGATATATCAGGAGTTTCTGGGATTTCTGGAACAAATACCTGTAAGTGTCTTGAACAAGTGTAGGGAACCTTCAACAGAAGCccagtaatattattttttttcactcaCAGATGCAGTTCAGTTCTTGTATACTCTGGTAGTTAACACATCAAGTAGCCAGCTCATCATAGGAAAGTGTTCAAGTGGTTTGACTGCAAACTTTAAGGTAAAGATGTCCTGCACCATTCTGTATCCGCTGTTGCTTCTCCTGTTCAGCTGTGGCTGTATGTCTGAGGTCCAGCAGGAAGAGAAGGCAGTGCAGGCTGAGAGGACTGAGCGTTTGAATGTGGAACAAAGAGGTGCTGTTTTGACTCCTGGTGAGTGTCAGCAACACTTTCTCACAGTGATCTACACTGAGCTGACAGAGCTGAAATCCACTGTGTGTTCTCTGAAGAACAAACTGGAAGACACTGAAAAACAACTGGAGGTCACTAAGAAAAAACTGGAGAACACTGAGGAACAACTGGAGCAGCTCAGGAGAAATGGTAATCCCCCCTGTTTGTTCTCATTTCACTTGTCAAACTTGCAGatggaaaacaaaaaacaaaattaattactatggatggataaaataaaatatatccaaATATATGGtagataataaaatatatgGTAGATGAGTGCCAAGTAATTTCAGAACACATCCtttataattcattttattgttAACTTACCATCTGTTGGAATAAACATCTTGAGATGTGTAATTGATATATTATACAGGGGTTTTAATGACTGTTTTTGACAAATTGTGATCTCTGATATTAATGTAGATTATAAAGTGGCATTTGCCGCCACACTTGGAAACATTGGTAACCTTGGACCTTTCAACACTGAGATCACTCTGGTTTACAACAAGGTCTTTGTGAATGAAGGAGGAGCttacaacccaaccactggtgTGTGTTCTGCATCAATGTTTGATATCACACTCTGAAAACTacatgtgaaataaacagtgtaaTTGTATGAGCATAAGCATCAGTGTTAATTGTTGCATTTGTCATTACAGGTATCTTCACAGCACCAGTTAAAGGCGTCTATTTCTTCTCTGTCTCTGGACGTCACCGCTCAACCAGACTAATGGATCTAAGACTCTTTAAAAATGGACAACCGATGTTAAATGTTATTAATCATCCTCTAGGTGACCGCTATGAATCAACATCTAATTCATTCTCTTTGACTCTAGAGAAAGGAGATCATGTCTATGTACGTCTCCGAGACAATACATGggtctttaataatgaaaatgatttaacTTCATTTGTTGgccatttacttttttttctttgaggtcTTATTAAAGTCATGAAGTTCAACATACTTCTCAAAAAGTCTTAACTGCAGGTTTTTAAGACAAGTGCTGATTCACTAAAGAGTAAAATAAATGCACTATAACATATTCCTTGAGGTGAAAGCCTTAATGTTTGTTCATTCatatttcatgtaattttatCTCTGTGGcagttttattcaaattaattgtTTGTAAATGTTATAAAGTAACTTAATTGGTCATTTTAGCTTTAAATGATTCTTACAGTGCAATAGAGTTAATTATTGGCATTATTGACTAGAGtcctttacatttttattgaatatCAGTTAGGCACAGTGTTATTTTGGTGTCTAATAACATATTTGCATTTGTAATTATGCACACACTATTGACCATGTTAAATATCCCTAATGTATTAATACTTTTTACACACAGAATTCAACTTTGGAAAAGGATATATACATTAGTGATAATTAACATGGTTATTCTCCATATGTTTCCATAATAAAAGAATCTCACACATTAGTTCCTCAATTGTCATTCATTGTGGCTGAGTGATCTGTCAGCAGGAAAAGCTCTGTGCAGAGGGATTTAGAGAAAGTTAATAATCAACAAACTTTACAAGTCATTAGATGCTGTATAGCTTTCAAACAATGTCTTAATTCACTTCCTCTTCTTCTGTAGAGATTCTTTCATCATCTATGAACAAAGAACATACACttatacaaacccaattccaaaaaagttgggacactgtacaaattgtgaataaaaaaggaatgcaataatttacaaatctcataaacttatattttattcacaatagaatatagataacatatcaaatgtcatgccaaatattggctcattttggatttcatgagagctacacattccaaaaaagttgggacaggtagcaataagaggctggaaaagttaaatgtacatataaggaacagttggaggaccaatttgcaacttattaggtcaactggcaacatgattgggtataaaaagagcctctcagagtggcagtgtctctcagatgTCAAGATGGGCAgtggatcaccaattcccccaatgctgcggcaaaaaatagtggagcaatatcagaaaggagtttctcagagaaaaattgcaaagagttttctctaggccaaggctcatttaaaatggactgtggcaaagtggaaaactgttctgtggtcagacaaatcaaaatttgaagttctttttggaaaactgggacgccatgtcatccggactaaagaggacaaggacaacccaagttgttatcagcgctcagttcagaagcctgcatctctgatggtatggggttgcatgagtgcatgtggcatgggcagcttacacatctggaaaggcaccatcaatgctgaaaggtatatccaagttctagaacaacatgcTTCCATcaagacgtcgtctctttcagggaagaccttgcattttccaacatgacaatgccagaccacatactgcatcaattacaacatcatggctgcgtagaagaaggatccgggtactgaaatggccagcctgcagtccagatctttcacccatagaaaacatttggcgcatcataaagaggaagatgcgacaaagaagacctaagacagttgagcaactagaagcctgtattagacaagaatgggacaacattcctattcctaaacttgagcaacttgtctcctcagtccccagacatttgcagactgttataaaagaagagtggatgccacacagtggtaaacacggccttgtcccaacttttttgagatgtgttgatgctatgaaatttaaaatcaatttatttttcccttaaaatgatacattttctcagtttaaacatttgatatgtcatctatgttgtattctgaataacatattaaaatttgaaacttccacatcattgcattctgtttttattcacaatttgtacagtgtcccaacttttttggaattgggtttgtacaaAAGAATAGTCTTACATGATTTTACAGGGTTgatctttttaaaagtaattttttttgtacCTGTTCTATAACACACATGGTAAAAAGGACAAGCGAAATATAGGAATGAAAGGTCTGGAGGTGGACGGAGGGGGACGGGATGTCTCACAAGGCTGACATCACAAGCACGTTTTGGCTGATGGGATGAGAAATCCTAAACACTGCAACAGACATTACATGAAACTCAATGCACATATTCATAAACGCACATGTTCAGGGGAAACATAAGTGTCATCTATTAAACTCTCCTCTATAGGAAAACAAACACCTCTGTGACACTGCTAAATGCTTTTACTCTGTCAGTTTTCACAAAGACAAAGACTTTGCTTTTGTTTGTACTTTTCTTACatccctatttttttttttctttttcctgaaGATTTAATTGAACTGTACACTGCGGGGAGGTTAGTAAAGACCTTCACAATATACCAAAATAGCCCCAGGCTAAAATCACTGAACAATTTTCTTCTATTTTCTTTCCTTTAATAGTTTAAAAGTGCCTTTGTCTACAGAGGCTCAGACAAATCTATTTGAGGTGGAGTGAGGGAGAAACCATCCGCGGGTGAGGTGAGGAGGACACCATGAACGATAAAAGAGATCaacacagacagagagaggaggaggaggaggagaaaccTTCCTCTTCAGCAAGCAAGTGTGGACAGAAACAGGCTGTGTGAGGGATGCAGGAGGACGTGAGGAGTCTGAGTCACCATTCAACTACTCTACTGTTCCCTATGTACAGAAGACAGGCATATAAAAATGTACAGACACGCTTCCTCGTTTAGCAGCACACATTTATTGGCATGTGCTGTCTGTGCTGTATTAGTTCACTAAAGGAATAATGCAAATCGGGTAAGGCTACAAACACATTGTCCAGTTTTTAACACTCTTCTACATCACTTGATCATCACTTGATGAATTACTGCTAGAAACATTCTATTAatatgtaacggaggccagctaatAGTTgctgtgtgagtaaacctcactctgatctcaagagatgctctagtgACTGACACTAGcagttgcagcctttagcctccttgttagagcgtccgactccgACGTGGGAGACACGCACAGAGCGGgacgagtaggacctgggtgaggGGTTACATATATAAACTTCATTTATAGCACAACatgaaaaacataataatacGAATTCATCCACAAAACAGAGGCATGTTTGTGCAGGAAAGAGTGCACAGTGTGATACCAGTGAGGCAGCAATAACATAAAATGCCAATTTTCTTGATAAAAACATATAAAGAGTCAAAGTAATATAATCAGCAGGTCGATATATGTGCAGATAGAGAGCTTTTTCACTAAAGTATACATTCAGAGCTCAGCAATGAAAGGCGTAAATGTGCCTTGGAGCCCTGAATTCTCCTCCAATGTGAAAGTCACATCAATACACTGAAGAAAGTTGCATGCTGGGCCGCACACAGGGGGATAATGCTGAGAAATGATCTGTGCTCAAAATTCCCAGCTACCACAGAAGATCACAGACACCCGTGCTCActttaaaatacacattttgtaCATATGCAGTGACTTTTTcttaaatcatattaaaatgtgtaCAATCCTATCAAAGACACCATAGAGATTACAtcgattattttatttgtaaaaaaatactttgtCTTCTGCATGTCTTTTGAACTACAGCTTGATCTGAACACAATTATGATTACATAATTATGAGCATGATAATTACATAATAATTTGTATACATAACAATGtcagaaataatattttattattgagGGGTGATATTTGCCCCTAGAACTGATTTTCAAGGGCATGTATTGCTTATTTAACCATATGGAAAGCAAGCTGTCTATTTGTCATATATAACTTAagttttttaaatcataaactgacaaaaaaacaactgttaattatgaaatataatcaaCATCAGATAAAACATTAGCTGTACGTAATGCACAAGGTGTACAACACTAAATGCTCTTCATATTGAGATAACATCCATGTGTTAGATTGTATATCTATACTGTCATGGTAGAATTTAATGAATTAATGTATTCACTTTTTCAAATTAGGAGTATTTTACACACGTCCTGTGTTTTCaggtaatataaaaataacaaatgcacACATTTTGCATATTTATAAAAGCTCAACCAAAACAGACACAATTTAACAtgtcatgttattttaaggcatattttcaaattaaaattaaataaaatcttatCTTTGCATCACTGAGATTGAGCATCAGCatggatcagtgtgtgtgtgtgtgtgtgtgttacgaGAACTTCACAGCCCTGCTTCATCTCACACATTAAAGCAAAGAACATGTAGATAACACTGTCCACAGGAGCACAAATGGTGAAAAAACAATTGTctacatcagtggttctcaaccacattcctggaggcccaccaacactgcacattttgcatgtctcctttgtctgacacacccattttagaTCTTTGAGTCACTACCAATGAGCTGATAACcttaatcaggtgtgtttgattgagGAAACATGCAAAATCTGCAGTGTTGatgggcctccaggaatgtggttgagaacgtctcaggttacgtatgtaaccatggttccctgagaacagggaacgagaatCTGCACTGACTGCGCTAGGGGAACGTCCTCTGTGACCCGTGCTCGAAAGgccaaaaatcaccacactccaatcctattgccggcgacagcctatcacgtcaaaccgtgacgtataaagggagcgcctggggaaACAGCCGACATCTTCTTGTCTTTGAGcgactgtagcaggcatcacGCAGCATGGCATgaaagcgcagagtctcgttccctgttctcagggaaccatggttacatacgtaacctgagacgttccctttcgaaagggaacttctactctgcgctgactgtgctaggggaacgatatacccacgccgccatgctagaGGAGAATGCCAGTCCAAATGTCTGGACACACATCCGGCAGTTCCAGGGAAAAACCGGGGGCAGAActccaaggctgtcagtgacagcatttcCTACGGCCAgcagcccaagctgagcctaaaagaggccttccgAAAAAAGCCTACCAAGGCTGCTCGAGCATCTGGAACCAACATCCCGAGAGGGggtggtccctttaagggaatgtggccaaggaaccaaaggAACCTCGGCCAATCACTCGGGGGGAAAATCCATCCCGCTGCCACCAAGGAGGCCTAGCCAGATCCAGCGAAGCTAAATCTGGCCTAGCCAACCTTGTCTGATATACAGAATCTTCAAGCGCAAACTCCAAAGAGGAGAGCAGGAAAGAGCGACTACGaaggcagtaagcaactcaaacccacacgcagagatgggcatcctggagagcggaaCTCAGCTAAACGCTATGGACCCTCGTATGAGGGGAGTACAACCACTCATCCAAGGATCTACTCAGCCGTTAACAAGgtgctgaggaggctgtgcgctaaagACTCCTGacccaggggagcacaaaccagcttGGGGGCCGGTCTAACGGGAGACTTCatagaagtctacaaccaaaccagcttagggagctaagcacaattacgcaGTTAACCCCgaagggaagtacaaagctcaacctaacagacagaccaTAAAGCAGGCACATAGTCATGGAGGCCGGGAAAAGGGCCTGCAACAAACCAGAGTTCACCAGAGAACTGAATGCAGACGGCGGTAGCCCAGGATGGCCTGTAGGGCCACACCCTATTGCATATCAAGGTGGAGCAAACACCAAGACATAACAGCTGCAAGTGCCCACGAGACAGCCCGTCCAACACAAACCAACGAGCAGTGCACTCGGTGAAGTACCtttctactctttaagcaagaggagtacagcatACGCCATCATGCGCTAAGGAAAGGCCCCATGGGCCTATAATCCCAGCTggcacgtggcatcagctcgtggcagtgttatcaGGGTTCAGGCTGAACAGACCAACTACACAGGAGGTCATAGTCAACCCGAGACCCGGCCAGCCGGCGAAACCATCCCTTTTGCTGTCGAAGGTCAGCACGCTCCACAGGAGGCCTTTACAGCCTACCTGTCACACGCGACATCAGCCAGcggccactaaagttctaggagcaaaaaTAGAACCCGTTAATAGACAGGGAAAATATTTTAGCTCGACTAGAGCTAAAGGGAATAAACGCACACAATACTCAGTAAAAAACATCTTTTACTCACAGTGAGAGGAGTACCAAGCTAAACTCCGACATGCTAGCAAAGGAAGGCCTGAAAGCGGCCTGTAACCTTAAAGCGTGCAGCGATAGCTAGTGCATTTACCCAATCATGGAATGATGCCCGTACATGACCAGCGTAGCTGGGCCAACAGGAAGCTATAAGAGAGGCCTGGAGAGGCCTGCTACTTAAAGAACCATGTGGCACTAGCCTGTGGTCATGACAGAGCCCTAGCTACAAGGAAGGGCCAGTataacctaaaatgacaaatttaaggGAACTAGCTACACAACCTGAGCCTAGGCATACACATTCCAGCAGGCAATGTTAATCATGCTAAACAGCGTGACCGTAACGAGCATCGTAAACCAGCAGCACTGTGTCCAAACAAGCTGCATACAGAGAGGCTAAAAACCAATAGCCAACAATCAAACAGCAATGAACCCCAGATGCTGTGGTGCAAACGACCGGGAGAAGTCGGGTAAACAAAATTCCCAACACTCATCCTGAGTGTgcgatccaacaggtgatgcactcagtgaaacacaaacccaAACCGGGGAATACAACAACAACACCGTATTCATATATAGAGGCCGGATAAAGCCTGCTATCATAGAGAACAGgtgtaacctgtggcagcacaagCACGCTCACATAACACGCCTGCATAAACATATGAAGGGGAAATATGGGCAAAAAACGGCCAGCAACTTCCTCagaaggaggccagaactaggaactatacaaccacAGGGGGATAGTCATGACAGGGGCatgtaaacaaacatacacCTAACCTAGttctagcctagccgctagctAAGGACTGTATGTAGACCACGCTACACTCGGGCTACACGTTCCCAAACACACAGAGAAAGCAGCGCAAGCGACAGCATTAGGTGGCCGAAAAACCGGCCAACACATAACTGACAATAGCGAAAGCTAGTTCTAGCTATACACAGTATCAGCCAAGAAACTACACCAACGCTAAACAACAAAGCGGCCATAAAGGGCCTGCCTGTAACAGTCAGCCTAACATACAGTTATTTGCCCAAATAACCccttaaaaacatgaacagatgACAACTATATGCACGGGAAGCTATACAGGAAAAGCAAGGTCTACATTGAGAAAGAAAAATGGACCTGGCTTACCTCCTGCGGCTCGTAGAACACAGATTCCTCTCCAATTCGTCACACGGAGGGGAAAAACCAAAGTCCCATAAGCCcaaaagcactttcactatcaagccagacggTGGGCCTTCAGGAATATATTCATCATAGGCCCACAACATCAGCCCGACTGTAAAGCCCGCAGCATATAGATGTCAAAAACTCTACCGGGAGGTGAAGGAAGAGTGAGGGCGAGAAAAAGCCCTCGCGAGAGCGGAGATCGATTACCGGCGCTGCTGGCGCCGTTCCTCGATTACCTCCCTCAGATCTTGCTTCTTCCTTCTAGCATCTCGCCGTCTCTCAGACTTACTCCGAGGAGGAGGAGGCACACAAGTGGCGACACTTTCCCTCCGGGCCTGCCTCTGAGCCTCGGCTCGAGACGGCCCGGGATCTCCCGGCTGTCTGAGcccagagctggatctgagcggGATGCAAGATCTAAACGCCGCGGAGCGCGTCTTCGCGTCCCTGATCAAGATCCGTAAGCAGATCAGCCTGGTACGCCAGAAGCACCGTCATAGTGTGCAACGccgcaccagcctgacctgcagcGGCGTAAGCCCTGCCATTCAAACCTGACGTCACATTCAACGCTTTGGATGGCAGGGCCCTCGCTGGAGTTGCCGGGCCACGGGTAGAGAGAAAAACGATCATCTAACCTGCTGCGAGCGGGTTCCCTCCTCACGCGCTCCCAGGGCAGCTGCAGTCTGCTCGAGGCGCGTTCCATAACCTCCAGCAACTCCGAAAAACGCCGCGCAGGGAGGCCGAGCGGGAGCCGCGGGCTCGCCCGCTTCTCCCACCTCGGCCATCTTCTGCTCTCCGGGGCTTTGGACCAAGAGAGCACTCGCTCCTGGGTCTGAGGATGTTAAAGATAAAACATCGTCGTCATCCGCCAGAAGCGCGTCCTCATCAGTCGCTTCAGCTTGAGAAAGATTGACACTCCTCTCAAATTCTTCAGCGAGCTCCACCTGCGAGCCCCATGATTTCAATCACTGCTGAGCCTCAGCACGAGCGGGGCCGGAACCACCAGGCAGTGGTGGTGGCACCTCTCCCCTCGAGAAGACGGCCAAACGAGAACGGAGCGTTTTCATAGGAAAACGCTCACAGTTAGCACAGGCAGCACCCCCGAGTACTGACCGTGCGTGGTCCTCGCCCAGACAGAAAACGCACAAGTTGTGTGTGTCCTCCGGTGTCAGAAACCTGGGACAAGGATCAGCACACTTCCTGAACGATTTAGCAGAAAATTTTCTTTTGGCAGAGTGAAAAAGGCATGAGCAAAAGCAGTCGCGAAAAGACAAAAGGAGATGTCGGCTGTttccccaggcgctccctttatacgtcacggttcgcgccgtttgacgtgataggctgtcgccggccaataggattggagtgtggtgatttttggcatttcgagcacgggtcacggaggatgttcccctagcgcagtcagcgcagagtagaagttccccttcgaaagggaaccaCTGGTCTACATCAGTTGTACTCCAGGGGACTCGCTGCTCTGCTCATCTCTCTATCTGACACATGAAGCTCTTTCATAACGAGCTGACGATATGAATCAGATGTGTTAAATTAAGAAGACAAAATGTGCAAAAGCGGTGGGTCCCCATGACCCCATGACTACTGGCTTAAATTATTACTATTGTCATTTATATGAATAAAGATTTCATAAATAAGCTTAGAGAGAAAAAATGTCAAACTGAAATCTTGTAAGCTTTGAAATGTTATAAACAGAAATCATGATCTATGACTCACTTTGCTGATGTACAGTATTTCAGCTCTGACTAAAGGACTGACCCACAGATGAATAGGCTCAGATCCATCTGAAGGAAGCACATATCTTACTCCACAGCCgtttttaatgaatagaaagtgaaCAGAGTCTCTTACTCGTGGTGTTGTATTTGACGCCGTTAATGTACTCCGGACACGGTCgctcaattattcgtccagagTTGCTTCTTGGCCAGCAAGTTCCAATTTCATCCGTGGTGGAGTTACAATACATACCTTAGAGGAAAATACAAGCGATGCTGATTAATGTGCATTATAAGGGCTGAATGAAACAAATGCGCGAACAAAGAGTACAATCCCCACCATCGACGCTCATCGAAGCGAAAGATGAATTCTCGTATAGAGTGCGCTGGAAAGCATCAATAAGAGTACAGTTGGAGTCACCGAATTCCTCTATGAAGAACTAAAAGAGGGACGCATCCATGATTAAAAGCATTAAGTCAAGCACAAATACAGTTTCAGGAGAAGCATTGAGTCTGCCTCCTGCCCCAGCCATCACAGCATGCCTAACTGAACTGCCTAACTAAAGTAAGCACTGACCTTGAtcatggtgacatcaaaccaaacttattttcaacaaatcatcaacatctaaacctctgataattctcaataacaacttttgtagatgtatGTCAGAAATGAAGTCAGTCTgattagtaataagtgaagctggtaatgctgtttgtggagatgtttaatcagatcttgagagatttaatgtcttttatcttcagttgatttcatcgaaggctgtggctgaagttgtagttcttgttgttaCTCTGTCCTTCggtgattctgctcgttatcaccgaattatctcattaactcaagcatgtttctgtgttacatttaacagcctgtagtgtgcacactgagcagtgttcagttcatctgggcaaacccatgtggggcctacatggaaaccGTGGACAAAAATGTGTGGGCCCCAGTAAGGcagcccaggtgacacccatctggACCCCACCATGCTGTGTTGGCTGGGGCCAAACTTGATACAGTTTTGTCTCTTTCACTGAAGACAAATGCTCCTTGAGCGCGTCACAGCGCGATTCCAGCTAATCTGGGGATTGTTTTGTGCGCGCGTCCTTTGACAGAATGATGGTGATGTCATAATGGAATGTCAAGGATCAAAGCGTGGGATCCGGGAAAATTTCCTCTGGAGACGTTTTCGTCACTGCCTGTTAACGTCATAAGatattttgttattaattttattcacatttttgaCATGTTAAGAAGACAGCACTTTCAGACAGCAGAGTGTAGGGCTGTACCGACAACTATAAAGTAGTTGGTGAAGGATTAATAATAGCCCATATATAATGAAGAAATATATGGGCCAGTGACATTATTTAACTTATTACAATAATTATTACGTTGCATAAATGGCTTTTTGTGTgcagttacttttttatatttgatatatatatagtgtgtagTGCAATTTACCTTactaagaaaaacattttttgaggGCATGTGTAATGcttatttggaaaaaaaaaatcctttgtaATAGAGATTCCACAGAcaatttatatgtttgtttgttttacgaGGACTCTCCAaagatataatgttttttttt
This Megalobrama amblycephala isolate DHTTF-2021 unplaced genomic scaffold, ASM1881202v1 scaffold471, whole genome shotgun sequence DNA region includes the following protein-coding sequences:
- the LOC125261711 gene encoding complement C1q-like protein 2; the protein is MSCTILYPLLLLLFSCGCMSEVQQEEKAVQAERTERLNVEQRGAVLTPGECQQHFLTVIYTELTELKSTVCSLKNKLEDTEKQLEVTKKKLENTEEQLEQLRRNDYKVAFAATLGNIGNLGPFNTEITLVYNKVFVNEGGAYNPTTGIFTAPVKGVYFFSVSGRHRSTRLMDLRLFKNGQPMLNVINHPLGDRYESTSNSFSLTLEKGDHVYVRLRDNTWVFNNENDLTSFVGHLLFFL